One Mesorhizobium sp. L-2-11 genomic region harbors:
- a CDS encoding VOC family protein: MQKLQSQGVHHITLVGAGRQTSIDFWEGVLGMPFIFEQPNLDKASESHLYFDPGDGRLITIFTDESRTPVKRRTPTDTGCVHHIAFAVSRVTFLQAVARLDERAIKHSGVKDRGFMDSIYFEDPLGLLIELASYRFEPPAGFTHADVLMQAHKLRVARGDYAIAEVHLADAIQALVERSRATLSEDRTPKNPY; the protein is encoded by the coding sequence ATGCAGAAGTTGCAATCGCAAGGCGTCCATCACATCACGCTGGTCGGCGCCGGGCGCCAGACCTCGATCGATTTCTGGGAAGGCGTGCTTGGCATGCCTTTCATCTTCGAGCAGCCCAATCTCGACAAGGCCAGCGAAAGCCACCTCTATTTCGATCCGGGTGACGGCCGGCTGATCACCATCTTCACCGACGAGAGCCGCACGCCAGTCAAGCGGCGCACGCCGACCGATACGGGCTGCGTCCATCACATCGCCTTTGCGGTGTCCCGCGTCACCTTCCTGCAGGCGGTCGCCCGGCTCGACGAGCGCGCCATCAAGCACAGCGGCGTCAAGGATCGCGGTTTTATGGATTCGATCTATTTCGAGGATCCGCTCGGCCTGCTGATCGAGCTCGCTTCCTACCGTTTCGAGCCGCCGGCGGGCTTCACCCATGCCGACGTGCTGATGCAGGCGCACAAGCTTCGCGTCGCGCGCGGCGACTATGCAATCGCCGAAGTGCATCTTGCCGACGCGATCCAGGCGCTGGTCGAGCGCTCGCGCGCGACTTTGTCGGAGGACCGCACGCCGAAAAATCCATACTGA
- the phoU gene encoding phosphate signaling complex protein PhoU encodes MGEHTVASFDEELEHIDRLIRDMDELAAAMVAASIRALLASDNAMAQRVVSDDAIMDARQRELDDSAITLIAKRQPMAQDLRAVVGAIRMAGDLERIGDLAKNIAKRVSAVGQSATPRNLSHGIDAMADLVLVQLRGVVEHYVARDAGALKELRADDQKIDVKYTAVFRELLTYMMEDPRNITACTHLLFCAKNLERIGDHVTNIAENAYFVVTGQQLPADRPKLDETTMSAPAT; translated from the coding sequence ATGGGTGAACACACCGTCGCTTCTTTCGACGAGGAACTGGAGCATATCGACCGCCTGATCCGCGACATGGACGAGCTCGCCGCCGCAATGGTCGCAGCTTCGATCCGCGCGCTGCTCGCGTCGGACAATGCGATGGCGCAGCGCGTCGTCTCGGACGACGCCATCATGGATGCGCGGCAGCGCGAGCTCGACGACAGCGCCATCACGCTTATCGCCAAGCGGCAGCCGATGGCGCAGGATCTGCGCGCCGTGGTTGGCGCAATCCGCATGGCCGGCGATCTCGAGCGCATCGGCGATCTGGCCAAGAATATAGCCAAGCGGGTCAGCGCAGTCGGGCAGAGCGCGACGCCGCGGAATCTGTCGCACGGTATCGACGCGATGGCGGATCTGGTTCTTGTGCAGCTCCGCGGCGTGGTCGAGCACTATGTGGCGCGCGATGCCGGCGCGTTGAAGGAACTGCGCGCCGACGACCAGAAGATCGACGTGAAATACACGGCGGTTTTCCGCGAGCTCCTGACCTACATGATGGAGGATCCGCGCAACATCACCGCCTGCACGCACCTTCTGTTCTGCGCCAAGAATCTCGAGCGTATCGGCGATCATGTCACCAACATCGCCGAAAACGCCTACTTTGTCGTGACCGGGCAGCAATTGCCGGCGGATCGCCCGAAGCTCGACGAAACGACGATGTCGGCGCCGGCGACATGA
- the phoB gene encoding phosphate regulon transcriptional regulator PhoB, producing the protein MIAPRIMVVEDEEPLGVLLRYNLESEGYQVEVVTRGDEAEIRLQENVPDLLVLDWMVPAVSGIELCRRLRVRPETERLPIIMLTARGEESDRVRGLSTGADDYLVKPFSTPEFMARVKALLRRAKPEVLSSVLKVGDIMLDRESHRVYRKKSEIRLGPTEFRLLEFMMRHPGRVFSRSQLLDNVWGETIYIDERTVDVHVGRLRKAVNNGRMPDVIRTIRGAGYAIRED; encoded by the coding sequence ATGATCGCGCCGCGCATCATGGTGGTGGAGGATGAAGAGCCGCTGGGCGTCCTCCTCCGTTACAATCTTGAATCCGAAGGCTATCAGGTCGAGGTGGTGACGCGCGGCGACGAGGCCGAAATCCGGCTGCAGGAAAACGTGCCCGATCTTTTGGTGCTCGACTGGATGGTGCCGGCGGTTTCCGGCATCGAGCTTTGCCGGCGCCTTCGGGTGCGTCCCGAAACCGAGCGGCTGCCGATCATCATGCTGACCGCGCGCGGCGAGGAGAGCGACCGGGTGCGCGGCCTTTCGACCGGAGCCGACGATTATCTGGTCAAGCCGTTCTCGACACCGGAATTCATGGCCAGGGTCAAGGCGCTGCTGCGCCGCGCCAAGCCGGAAGTGCTGTCCAGCGTGCTCAAGGTCGGCGACATCATGCTCGATCGCGAATCGCACAGGGTCTATCGCAAGAAGAGCGAGATCCGGCTCGGGCCGACCGAATTCCGGCTGCTCGAATTCATGATGCGGCATCCGGGCCGGGTTTTTTCGCGCAGTCAGTTGCTCGACAATGTCTGGGGCGAGACGATCTACATCGACGAGCGCACGGTGGACGTCCATGTCGGCCGGTTGCGCAAGGCGGTCAACAATGGTCGCATGCCCGACGTCATCCGCACCATCCGCGGCGCAGGCTATGCGATCAGGGAAGACTAG
- a CDS encoding glutathione S-transferase family protein, whose amino-acid sequence MAKTTTKSAKKPAAKAATKPAAKAATKPAAKASKASAKSATKAAAKPAAKASAKSARKTKSGKKPALTLSMLKPSVNNMSVRVFARAAGLDHSETDVWGHTRSPEYMARNPAHLTPMIEDKGLPRGVLWESCAIMQYLANKHGLEKLYPKAPAKRAMIDSAMFYLIGTLYPYVARATYPTLNFPQYAGEVGHSDAHPDKKAEAQKAAIEAIAEPLEVFHSFFRNGKPFIGGKNPSIADIRLAATLEFLAAIDYALPQWAKEYMAAIEKKLGKAYAEPAADVRGYIAYVKSQAGA is encoded by the coding sequence ATGGCAAAGACAACAACGAAAAGTGCGAAGAAGCCGGCTGCCAAGGCAGCCACGAAACCAGCTGCCAAGGCCGCGACAAAGCCTGCCGCCAAGGCATCGAAAGCTTCCGCCAAGTCGGCAACGAAAGCCGCCGCAAAACCTGCAGCCAAGGCATCCGCGAAATCCGCGCGGAAGACCAAATCAGGAAAGAAGCCCGCGCTGACGCTCAGCATGCTGAAGCCGAGCGTCAACAATATGAGCGTTCGGGTGTTTGCACGCGCGGCGGGGCTCGACCATTCCGAGACCGACGTATGGGGCCACACGCGCTCGCCCGAGTATATGGCACGAAACCCAGCCCATCTGACGCCGATGATCGAGGACAAGGGCCTGCCCAGGGGCGTGTTGTGGGAAAGCTGCGCCATCATGCAGTATCTCGCCAACAAGCACGGGCTGGAGAAATTGTATCCCAAGGCGCCGGCCAAGCGGGCGATGATCGACAGCGCCATGTTCTACCTGATCGGCACGCTCTACCCCTATGTCGCGCGCGCCACCTATCCCACGCTGAATTTCCCGCAATATGCCGGCGAGGTCGGCCACAGCGATGCTCATCCCGACAAAAAGGCGGAAGCCCAGAAGGCGGCTATTGAAGCGATAGCCGAGCCGCTGGAGGTCTTTCACAGCTTCTTCAGGAACGGCAAGCCGTTCATCGGCGGCAAGAACCCGTCGATCGCCGACATCCGCCTGGCGGCGACGCTCGAATTCCTGGCAGCCATCGACTACGCGCTGCCGCAATGGGCGAAGGAGTACATGGCGGCGATCGAGAAGAAGCTCGGCAAGGCCTATGCCGAGCCGGCTGCCGACGTGCGCGGCTATATCGCCTATGTGAAGTCGCAGGCCGGCGCGTGA
- the xylF gene encoding D-xylose ABC transporter substrate-binding protein, producing MKRFAAAILAGVAMSLTLASAAQAKDKVIGVSWSNFQEERWKTDEAAMKAAIEAAGDKYISADAQSNPGKQLTDVESLISQGANALIILAQDASAIGPAVQKALDEGIPVVGYDRLIENKDVFYLTFDNQEVGRMQAREVFKMAPEGNYVFIKGSGADPNADFLFAGSMEVLKDAIDSGKIKNVGEAYTDGWLPANAQKNMEQFLTANDNKVDAVVAANDGTAGGVVAALTAQGLAGSVPVSGQDGDHAALNRIALGTQTVSVWKDARELGKNAAEIASQLADGKPMTDIAGVKDFTTPGGNVVKSLFLTPIAITKENLNVVIDAGWIKQEEVCAGVAAGAVPVCN from the coding sequence ATGAAGAGATTCGCAGCCGCCATTCTGGCGGGAGTCGCCATGTCGTTGACGCTCGCGTCGGCCGCGCAGGCCAAGGACAAGGTCATTGGCGTTTCGTGGTCGAACTTCCAGGAAGAGCGTTGGAAGACCGACGAAGCCGCCATGAAGGCGGCGATCGAGGCCGCCGGCGACAAATATATTTCGGCTGACGCACAGTCCAATCCCGGCAAGCAGCTGACCGATGTCGAGAGCCTGATCTCGCAGGGCGCCAACGCGCTGATCATCCTTGCGCAGGATGCCTCGGCCATCGGTCCGGCGGTGCAGAAGGCGCTGGACGAAGGCATTCCGGTCGTCGGCTATGATCGGCTGATCGAGAACAAGGACGTTTTCTATCTGACCTTCGACAACCAGGAAGTCGGCCGCATGCAGGCCCGCGAAGTGTTCAAGATGGCGCCGGAAGGCAATTACGTCTTCATCAAGGGCTCGGGCGCCGACCCGAATGCCGATTTCCTGTTCGCTGGCTCCATGGAAGTGCTCAAGGATGCCATCGACAGCGGCAAGATCAAGAATGTCGGCGAGGCTTATACGGACGGCTGGCTTCCTGCCAACGCCCAGAAAAACATGGAACAGTTCCTGACCGCCAACGACAACAAGGTCGATGCGGTGGTTGCCGCCAATGACGGCACCGCCGGTGGCGTCGTCGCGGCGCTCACGGCGCAAGGCCTGGCCGGATCCGTCCCGGTTTCGGGCCAGGACGGCGACCATGCCGCGCTGAACCGCATCGCGCTCGGCACGCAGACCGTCTCGGTGTGGAAAGACGCGCGCGAGCTCGGCAAGAACGCCGCCGAGATCGCTTCGCAGCTGGCAGACGGCAAGCCGATGACAGACATTGCCGGCGTCAAGGACTTCACCACGCCGGGCGGCAATGTCGTCAAGTCGCTGTTCCTGACGCCGATTGCCATCACCAAGGAAAATCTCAACGTCGTCATCGACGCCGGCTGGATCAAGCAGGAAGAGGTCTGTGCCGGCGTGGCAGCGGGCGCTGTCCCGGTCTGCAACTGA
- a CDS encoding PstS family phosphate ABC transporter substrate-binding protein, with product MKKFLLTASAAALALAASAGYAAARDQIQIVGSSTVFPFTTAVAEKLGQSGKIKTPVVESTGTGGGMKLFCQGVGENTADFTNASRAIKDSELKTCKANGVTPVEIKVGFDGIVLANSKAGTVVDLTKEQIFKALAKNVAVDGKVVPNPYKNWSDVDASLPATKIEVLGPPPTSGTRDAFVELVMDAACQEEVKAANEKGCGEIREDGAFVEAGENDNLIVQKLEANPNAFGVFGFSFLDQNADKLQGHKVDGVEPTFENIASGDYGVSRSLFVYAKKEHVGVIPGMQEFIAEYTSEAAWGPDGYLADKGLIPLPDAERAKWAEDAKALKGMGS from the coding sequence ATGAAAAAATTCCTCCTTACGGCGTCGGCCGCGGCGCTTGCGCTCGCCGCGTCGGCTGGTTATGCCGCCGCGCGCGACCAGATTCAAATCGTCGGTTCGTCCACAGTGTTCCCCTTCACGACGGCTGTCGCTGAAAAGCTCGGCCAGAGCGGAAAGATCAAGACCCCGGTCGTCGAGTCGACTGGCACCGGCGGCGGCATGAAGCTGTTTTGCCAAGGCGTCGGCGAAAATACCGCTGACTTCACCAATGCCTCGCGCGCCATAAAGGACAGCGAGCTTAAAACCTGCAAGGCAAACGGCGTGACGCCGGTCGAAATCAAGGTCGGCTTCGACGGCATCGTGCTGGCCAACTCGAAGGCAGGGACTGTCGTCGATCTGACCAAGGAGCAGATTTTCAAGGCGCTCGCCAAGAACGTCGCTGTTGACGGCAAGGTCGTCCCCAACCCCTACAAGAACTGGTCGGATGTCGATGCGTCGCTTCCCGCGACAAAGATCGAGGTGCTTGGTCCGCCGCCGACATCCGGCACGCGCGATGCATTCGTCGAATTGGTCATGGACGCGGCCTGCCAGGAAGAAGTGAAGGCGGCTAATGAAAAGGGCTGCGGCGAGATCCGCGAAGACGGCGCTTTTGTCGAGGCCGGCGAAAACGACAATCTGATCGTCCAGAAGCTGGAAGCCAACCCCAATGCCTTCGGCGTCTTTGGCTTCTCGTTCCTTGACCAGAACGCCGACAAGCTGCAGGGCCACAAGGTCGACGGCGTCGAGCCGACTTTCGAGAACATCGCATCCGGCGATTACGGCGTTTCACGCTCGCTCTTTGTCTATGCCAAGAAAGAGCATGTCGGCGTCATCCCCGGCATGCAGGAGTTCATCGCCGAGTACACCTCGGAGGCTGCATGGGGTCCTGATGGTTATCTGGCCGACAAGGGCCTGATCCCGCTGCCGGACGCCGAGCGCGCCAAGTGGGCCGAAGACGCCAAGGCCCTCAAGGGCATGGGCTCCTGA
- the pstB gene encoding phosphate ABC transporter ATP-binding protein PstB, which translates to MNFMTEAGVEQKLSSATNAPSIKMKGEKVSVHYGEKRALFDVDLDVREHQVTALIGPSGCGKSTFLRCLNRMNDTIDIARVSGKITLDGEDVYDPKIDVVELRARVGMVFQKPNPFPKSIYENVAYGPRIHGLARSKAELDGIVESSLKKAGLFNEVKDRLLESGTGLSGGQQQRLCIARAIAVSPEVILMDEPCSALDPIATARVEELIDELRENYTIVIVTHSMQQAARVSQRTAMFHLGYLVEEGATDKMFTNPDDKRTQDYITGRFG; encoded by the coding sequence ATGAACTTCATGACGGAAGCCGGCGTCGAGCAGAAACTGAGCAGCGCAACCAACGCCCCTTCGATCAAGATGAAGGGCGAAAAGGTCTCTGTTCACTACGGCGAGAAGCGAGCCCTGTTCGACGTCGATCTCGATGTCCGCGAGCATCAGGTGACGGCGTTGATCGGGCCATCGGGCTGTGGCAAGTCGACGTTCCTGCGGTGCCTGAACCGAATGAACGACACGATCGATATCGCACGGGTGAGCGGCAAAATCACGCTCGACGGCGAGGATGTCTACGACCCGAAGATCGATGTCGTCGAGCTGCGGGCCCGCGTCGGCATGGTATTCCAGAAGCCGAACCCGTTTCCGAAGTCGATCTATGAAAACGTCGCCTACGGTCCGCGCATTCACGGCCTGGCCAGGAGCAAGGCCGAGTTGGACGGCATTGTCGAATCGAGCCTCAAGAAGGCCGGCCTGTTCAACGAGGTCAAGGATCGCCTGCTCGAGTCGGGTACCGGTCTGTCCGGCGGACAGCAGCAGCGCTTGTGCATCGCCCGCGCCATCGCCGTGTCGCCGGAAGTGATCCTGATGGACGAGCCCTGTTCGGCGCTCGATCCGATAGCCACCGCCCGCGTCGAGGAACTGATCGATGAACTTCGCGAGAACTACACGATCGTCATCGTCACCCATTCGATGCAGCAGGCGGCGCGCGTGTCGCAACGCACGGCGATGTTCCATCTCGGCTATCTGGTCGAGGAGGGCGCGACCGACAAGATGTTCACCAACCCCGACGACAAGCGCACCCAGGACTACATCACCGGCCGGTTCGGCTGA
- the pstC gene encoding phosphate ABC transporter permease subunit PstC, with product MVGYLVVLLLVLAAAAYWIGRTRAIASVNGEVARLHSLPGQHGMFLALFAAGPALLAIVLWSLVTPGIESSIIADRFSSELSGMGVPQVEAFIRDARAMAFGGLVGFADPTKEAAAALYKSVHATSTWIIWTVALVLSASGFYWAYSRIAPAYRARHVVERILRAFLIACSVVAILTTIGIVLSLIFESLRFFQQVPFYKFLFGTHWSPQSAFTGAGAEAGAVNEDIFGMVPLFAGTLLITFIAMLVAAPIGLMAAIYLSDYASKSVRAVAKPVLEILAGIPTVVYGFFAALTVAPYFRGIGESLGLNVASESALAAGVVMGIMIIPFVSSLSDDVINAVPQSLRDGSAGLGATKSETIRKVVLPAALPGIVSAMLLAVSRAIGETMIVVMAAGLAANLTANPLEAVTTVTVQIVTLLVGDQEFDSAKTLAAFALGLVLFCITLTLNIVALRVVQKYREQYD from the coding sequence ATGGTCGGTTATCTCGTTGTTCTTCTGTTGGTCCTGGCCGCTGCGGCCTATTGGATCGGCCGGACCCGCGCCATTGCCAGTGTCAATGGCGAGGTCGCGCGACTGCATTCGCTGCCTGGCCAGCATGGCATGTTTCTGGCGCTTTTTGCTGCCGGTCCGGCGCTGCTTGCGATCGTGTTGTGGTCGCTGGTGACGCCGGGAATCGAATCGTCGATCATTGCCGACCGCTTCTCCTCCGAGTTGTCGGGAATGGGCGTCCCGCAGGTCGAAGCTTTCATCCGCGACGCTCGCGCGATGGCCTTTGGCGGGCTTGTCGGCTTCGCCGATCCCACGAAAGAGGCGGCCGCCGCCCTCTACAAATCGGTCCATGCGACCAGCACCTGGATCATCTGGACCGTCGCGCTCGTGCTTTCCGCGTCCGGATTTTACTGGGCCTATTCGCGCATCGCACCGGCCTACCGGGCGCGCCACGTGGTCGAGCGCATTCTTCGCGCATTCTTGATCGCCTGTTCGGTTGTCGCGATCCTGACGACGATCGGCATCGTCCTGTCGCTTATCTTCGAGTCCCTGCGGTTCTTCCAACAGGTGCCGTTCTACAAGTTCCTGTTCGGCACGCATTGGTCGCCGCAGAGCGCCTTCACCGGCGCGGGAGCCGAGGCCGGGGCGGTCAACGAGGACATTTTTGGCATGGTGCCACTCTTTGCCGGCACGTTGCTCATCACCTTCATCGCTATGCTGGTGGCTGCGCCTATCGGGCTGATGGCCGCGATCTACCTTTCGGATTACGCCTCCAAAAGCGTCCGCGCGGTCGCAAAGCCGGTTCTGGAAATCCTCGCCGGCATTCCGACCGTCGTCTACGGCTTCTTCGCCGCGCTGACGGTTGCGCCTTACTTCCGCGGCATCGGCGAAAGCCTGGGCCTCAACGTCGCGTCTGAATCCGCGCTCGCCGCAGGCGTGGTCATGGGTATCATGATCATTCCCTTCGTTTCCTCGCTGTCCGACGATGTGATCAACGCCGTCCCGCAATCCCTGAGAGACGGTTCAGCCGGCCTTGGCGCGACCAAGTCGGAAACCATCCGCAAGGTGGTCCTTCCCGCTGCCCTTCCGGGCATCGTTTCGGCGATGCTGCTTGCCGTCAGCCGCGCAATTGGCGAAACAATGATCGTCGTCATGGCGGCGGGGCTGGCGGCAAACCTCACGGCCAACCCGCTCGAAGCGGTCACCACCGTGACCGTGCAGATCGTGACGCTGCTGGTGGGCGATCAGGAGTTCGACAGCGCCAAGACGCTTGCAGCCTTCGCACTCGGCCTGGTGCTGTTCTGCATCACGCTTACCCTCAACATCGTCGCTTTGCGCGTCGTCCAGAAATACCGAGAGCAATATGACTGA
- a CDS encoding type II toxin-antitoxin system HicB family antitoxin, with protein sequence MKQYIGLIHKDTDRDFGVSFPDFPGVITAGTDLDDARAMAEEALAFHIEGLVEDGEAIPEPSSLEDVMADADNRDGVAILVAAKTEAKKAVRVNITLAEDVLSQIDAFAEAHGFTRSGFIAKAAQRIIELEGGLKARSA encoded by the coding sequence ATGAAGCAGTATATCGGATTGATCCATAAGGATACCGACCGCGACTTCGGTGTGTCCTTTCCTGATTTTCCCGGCGTTATCACCGCCGGCACCGATCTGGACGACGCTCGTGCCATGGCTGAGGAGGCCCTTGCCTTTCACATCGAAGGGCTTGTGGAAGATGGCGAAGCCATTCCAGAACCCTCCAGCTTGGAAGATGTCATGGCCGACGCCGATAATCGAGACGGCGTTGCAATTTTGGTTGCGGCGAAGACCGAGGCCAAGAAAGCTGTCCGCGTGAACATCACGCTCGCTGAAGATGTTCTAAGCCAAATTGACGCCTTTGCTGAGGCGCACGGTTTTACCCGGTCCGGCTTTATCGCGAAGGCGGCTCAAAGAATCATCGAGCTTGAGGGCGGTCTAAAGGCTCGCAGCGCTTAG
- a CDS encoding ROK family protein, protein MSVGIRHDDLRRRNRAMVISAVRRAGQPSRTEIAAITGLSHSTISAISSDLIQEGILAESKASETVSLKRGRPQVGLSLNPQAAAVLTVVLSLNFLSVAVIDYAGKVVAEEQRRLDTLTMSRDALIGECIAIVRRRLEDPDLDVQSVARIALAIQGITDSHARAMLWSPITPQTNIAFADILEREFGIPAIMENDCNMMAVALRWRHPDRYRDDFIAILLSHGIGMGLVLKGELFTGTHSSGGEFGHMIHRPGGALCRCGRRGCVEAYAGNYAIWRNARQLSEDAEPVADISDAEMRALAARARETDGPEREAYRKAGEALGFGLGSLFALIDPAPVAMVGASAAAFDLIEPALREAIAQTAGGQHSGSISFDTEPNELPLIREGCAMRALSFVDQEIFAPGAQGKSGTIRRDVA, encoded by the coding sequence ATGTCGGTTGGAATCCGTCATGACGATTTGCGCCGGCGCAACCGGGCGATGGTGATTTCGGCGGTGCGCCGCGCAGGCCAGCCGTCGCGGACCGAGATCGCCGCAATCACCGGCCTCAGCCATTCGACCATATCGGCGATCTCTTCCGACCTGATCCAGGAAGGCATATTGGCCGAGAGCAAGGCGAGCGAGACGGTTTCGCTGAAACGCGGCCGGCCGCAGGTCGGCCTCAGCCTCAATCCGCAAGCCGCTGCGGTGTTGACAGTTGTGTTGTCGCTGAATTTCCTGTCGGTCGCCGTCATCGATTATGCCGGAAAAGTGGTCGCCGAGGAACAACGCCGGCTGGACACGCTGACCATGTCGCGTGACGCGCTGATCGGCGAATGTATCGCCATCGTCCGGCGCCGGCTCGAAGATCCCGACCTCGACGTCCAAAGCGTCGCCCGCATCGCGCTGGCGATCCAGGGCATCACCGATTCCCATGCGCGCGCCATGTTGTGGTCGCCGATCACGCCGCAGACGAACATCGCCTTCGCCGACATTCTGGAACGCGAGTTCGGCATCCCGGCCATCATGGAGAACGACTGCAACATGATGGCCGTAGCGCTGCGCTGGCGCCACCCGGATCGCTACCGTGACGATTTCATCGCCATCCTGCTCTCGCACGGCATCGGTATGGGGCTGGTGCTGAAGGGCGAGTTGTTCACCGGCACCCACTCCTCAGGCGGCGAATTCGGCCACATGATCCATCGGCCGGGCGGCGCGCTTTGCCGCTGCGGGCGGCGCGGCTGCGTCGAGGCTTATGCCGGCAATTACGCCATCTGGCGCAACGCAAGGCAATTGAGCGAGGACGCCGAGCCGGTCGCCGATATCAGCGACGCCGAGATGCGGGCCCTGGCGGCCCGGGCGCGCGAGACGGACGGACCGGAGCGCGAAGCCTACCGCAAGGCCGGCGAAGCGCTCGGCTTCGGGCTCGGCAGCCTGTTCGCGCTGATCGATCCGGCGCCGGTGGCCATGGTCGGCGCCAGCGCTGCCGCCTTCGACCTGATCGAGCCGGCGCTGCGCGAGGCCATTGCTCAGACCGCCGGCGGCCAGCATTCGGGTTCGATTTCCTTCGACACCGAGCCCAACGAGCTGCCGCTGATCCGCGAAGGCTGCGCCATGCGGGCGCTGAGCTTCGTCGACCAGGAGATTTTCGCGCCCGGCGCACAAGGGAAGTCCGGCACGATCAGGAGAGACGTGGCTTGA
- the pstA gene encoding phosphate ABC transporter permease PstA, with product MTDAISSFGAVGRPVSIHTDDAAKARLKGRYRTETWFKWLGAAAVALAGLFLVLLLSTIVTQAIPALRQNYVTLPIDLSAAKVDPAKLDEVNYDAIAQEALTAKFPNVTSRQDKRLLRGLISTGTGVFLRKDIAADPGMLGGTVDYAVPLDDFADLYLKGLLADVGSDEAISTSVTPSQTSGDIDLTFGDDAMLALARGHGATEGENGMLTLTSGASSLLVAFNGGTVKLTALSPAANGTVIAKGTVIEALDSTAPAASGQAFLRVIETPEASRKISDKVIVWLDMLKSAGLIESRFNSIFFFTGASREPELAGVWGAVVGSFLTMIVTLAIAFPIGVSAAIYLEEFAPRNRLTTMIEVNINNLAAVPSIVFGLLGLAVFLNFFGMPRSAPVVGGMVLALMTLPIIIIASRASLRAVPPSIREAALGIGASKVQTVFHHVLPLAMPGIMTGTILGMAHALGETAPLLMIGMVAFIVDIPGGFTDPATILPVQIFMWADFPEAGFQQKTSAAILILLVFLVIMNAIAVILRRRFERRW from the coding sequence ATGACTGATGCGATCTCGTCATTCGGCGCCGTCGGACGGCCGGTCAGTATTCATACCGACGATGCCGCGAAGGCGCGGCTGAAGGGCCGCTACCGCACGGAAACGTGGTTCAAATGGCTTGGCGCCGCAGCTGTCGCGTTGGCCGGTTTGTTCCTTGTGCTGCTCCTGTCGACGATCGTCACGCAGGCGATTCCTGCGCTGCGGCAGAACTATGTGACGCTGCCGATCGATCTTTCGGCGGCCAAGGTCGACCCGGCGAAACTCGATGAGGTGAATTACGACGCCATCGCTCAGGAAGCGCTTACGGCAAAATTTCCTAATGTGACGAGCCGCCAGGACAAGCGCCTGCTGCGCGGGCTGATTTCCACCGGCACAGGCGTGTTCCTGCGCAAGGATATTGCGGCTGATCCGGGGATGCTCGGAGGAACGGTGGACTATGCGGTTCCACTTGACGATTTTGCCGACCTCTACCTCAAGGGTTTGCTTGCCGACGTCGGTTCAGACGAAGCGATTTCGACAAGCGTCACGCCTTCGCAAACCAGCGGCGACATCGATCTGACCTTCGGCGACGATGCCATGCTGGCGCTGGCGCGCGGCCATGGTGCGACCGAGGGGGAAAACGGCATGCTCACGCTGACAAGCGGCGCGTCGTCGCTGCTGGTCGCGTTCAATGGCGGCACGGTCAAGCTGACCGCGCTGTCGCCTGCGGCCAACGGTACAGTGATCGCAAAGGGCACGGTGATCGAGGCGCTGGACAGCACGGCGCCCGCCGCGAGCGGCCAGGCATTCCTGCGCGTCATCGAGACGCCGGAAGCATCGCGAAAGATTTCGGACAAGGTGATTGTCTGGCTCGACATGCTGAAGAGCGCCGGCCTGATCGAAAGCCGGTTCAACTCGATCTTCTTCTTCACCGGCGCAAGCCGCGAGCCGGAACTGGCCGGTGTCTGGGGCGCGGTCGTCGGATCGTTCCTGACCATGATCGTAACGCTGGCCATCGCCTTCCCGATCGGCGTTTCAGCGGCGATTTATCTTGAGGAATTTGCGCCCAGGAACCGGCTGACGACGATGATCGAAGTGAATATCAACAATCTGGCGGCGGTGCCTTCGATCGTCTTCGGCCTGCTTGGGCTTGCCGTATTCCTGAATTTCTTCGGCATGCCGCGCTCAGCCCCGGTGGTCGGCGGCATGGTGCTGGCGCTGATGACCCTGCCGATCATCATTATCGCCTCGCGCGCTTCGCTGCGCGCCGTGCCGCCGTCGATCCGCGAGGCGGCGCTCGGCATCGGAGCGTCCAAGGTCCAGACGGTATTCCATCACGTCTTGCCGCTGGCGATGCCGGGCATCATGACCGGCACCATCCTCGGAATGGCGCATGCGCTGGGCGAAACCGCGCCGTTGCTGATGATCGGCATGGTCGCCTTCATCGTCGACATTCCCGGCGGCTTCACCGATCCCGCGACGATCCTGCCGGTGCAGATATTCATGTGGGCGGATTTCCCGGAAGCCGGGTTCCAGCAGAAGACTTCGGCGGCGATTTTGATTTTGCTGGTGTTTTTGGTCATCATGAATGCCATCGCGGTGATACTGCGCAGGCGCTTCGAGCGGCGCTGGTAA